From bacterium, a single genomic window includes:
- a CDS encoding cytochrome c3 family protein → MWRKIFILAVVLGGLAYFANLAVQEARRVGVNQGYEPDQPIAYSHKVHAGDNKIDCMYCHFAAEKGRHAGIPPANVCMNCHKQIRKDSPEIAKIRTAIEQNKPIEWVKVHRLPDFAYFNHSQHVTSGKVICQDCHGPVETMTRMRQDKPLTMGWCLDCHRAKGITPPEEAPSRLAGMEGVMRTPIIDGHSVDVGKPIGGLDCAKCHY, encoded by the coding sequence ATTCTGGCCGTCGTCCTCGGAGGGCTCGCCTATTTCGCGAACCTGGCGGTCCAAGAAGCGCGCCGCGTGGGGGTCAACCAGGGCTACGAGCCCGACCAACCGATCGCCTACTCCCACAAGGTGCACGCCGGTGACAACAAGATCGACTGCATGTACTGCCATTTCGCGGCGGAAAAGGGGCGTCACGCCGGCATCCCGCCCGCGAACGTCTGCATGAACTGCCACAAGCAGATCAGGAAGGACTCGCCGGAGATCGCCAAGATCCGGACCGCGATCGAGCAGAACAAACCGATCGAATGGGTGAAGGTCCACCGGCTTCCGGACTTCGCCTACTTCAACCACAGCCAGCACGTCACGTCCGGCAAGGTCATCTGTCAGGACTGCCATGGCCCCGTCGAGACGATGACGAGAATGCGTCAGGACAAGCCGTTGACCATGGGGTGGTGCCTGGATTGCCACCGGGCGAAGGGGATCACGCCGCCGGAGGAGGCTCCGTCCCGACTTGCCGGGATGGAGGGGGTGATGCGAACCCCGATCATAGACGGGCATTCGGTCGACGTCGGGAAGCCCATCGGCGGATTGGATTGTGCAAAATGTCACTACTAG